From a region of the Vagococcus coleopterorum genome:
- the ileS gene encoding isoleucine--tRNA ligase, protein MKIKETLQLGQTEFPMRGNLPTREVEWQKEWAEKDLYAQRQKLNEGKPSFVLHDGPPYANGNIHLGHALNKISKDIIVRSKSMSGFRSPFVPGWDTHGLPIEQALTKKGIKRKEMLQADYLSLCEEYAMEQVNTQREDFKRLGISADWENPYITLQKEYVAEQIRLFGKMAENGYLYKGQKPVYWSPSSESSLAEAEIEYQDVKSASIFVAFNVKDGKGLLDNDTAFVIWTTTPWTLPANLGISVNADYIYNVIEADERKFVIAKELLNSVAEQIGWEDVKVLSEIKGADMELMTAQHPFYDRESLVMVGEHVTLEAGTGLVHTAPGHGDDDYQVGKKYNLDILSPVDGRGCYTDEAPGFEGIFYDKANPMVTELLEEKGALLKLEFFTHSYPHDWRTKKPVIYRATPQWFASIDKFRDNILEEVKKVDWVIPWGETRLYNMVRDRGDWVISRQRAWGVPLPIFYAENEEPILTSETVEHVAQIFAEEGINAWYNRDVKDLLPVGFTHPGSPNGTFTKETDIMDVWFDSGSSHQAVLQQREDLTFPADLVLEGSDQYRGWFNSSITTSVAINGVAPYKQVLSQGFIMDQKGRKQSKSLGNTIEPNKVTKQMGADIIRLWVASVDAESDVKVDMDNLNQVSEMYRKIRNTMRFLMANSSDFDPKTMAVAYNDLRSVDKYLMVKLNDLIKTVREAGYDKYSFPTVYKAIVNFCTNDLSAFYLDFAKDVVYIEAEDNYERRCMQTVFYETLVVMTKLMTPILVHTSEEIWSHLKEEEEYVQLAEMPVAQTYPNQETLTSEWASFMDLRDNVLKALEEARNEKLIGKSFEAKITLFPSEPTAALITALNANLAQLLIVSEVVVADNTATAPANAMSFDGVSILVEKAEGEVCKRCRAVKVEVGTIENLPTLCERCADIVKENYPEAAAEGFED, encoded by the coding sequence ATGAAAATTAAAGAAACCTTACAATTAGGTCAAACAGAATTCCCGATGCGTGGTAACTTACCAACACGTGAAGTTGAATGGCAAAAAGAATGGGCTGAAAAAGATTTATATGCCCAACGCCAAAAATTAAATGAAGGCAAACCATCATTTGTTTTACATGATGGTCCTCCCTATGCCAACGGTAATATTCATTTAGGACATGCCTTAAATAAAATTAGTAAAGATATTATTGTTCGTTCGAAATCAATGTCTGGTTTCCGTTCGCCATTTGTACCTGGTTGGGATACACATGGTTTGCCGATTGAACAAGCCTTAACTAAAAAAGGCATCAAGCGTAAAGAAATGTTACAAGCTGATTACTTAAGTTTATGTGAAGAATACGCGATGGAACAAGTGAATACACAACGTGAAGACTTTAAACGCTTAGGTATTTCTGCCGATTGGGAAAACCCGTATATTACGTTACAAAAAGAGTATGTGGCTGAACAAATCCGTTTGTTTGGTAAAATGGCTGAAAATGGTTACTTATATAAAGGCCAAAAACCAGTTTATTGGTCACCGTCTAGCGAATCTTCATTAGCTGAAGCTGAGATTGAATACCAAGACGTTAAGTCTGCTTCAATCTTTGTGGCATTCAATGTGAAAGATGGTAAAGGGCTATTAGATAATGATACAGCTTTTGTTATTTGGACAACGACTCCTTGGACGTTACCAGCTAACTTGGGTATCTCAGTTAATGCTGATTATATTTATAACGTCATCGAAGCTGATGAACGCAAATTTGTGATTGCTAAAGAGTTATTAAATTCAGTTGCAGAGCAAATTGGTTGGGAAGATGTTAAAGTCTTGTCAGAAATTAAAGGTGCTGACATGGAATTAATGACAGCGCAACACCCATTCTATGATCGTGAGTCATTAGTTATGGTGGGAGAACACGTGACTCTTGAAGCCGGTACTGGTTTAGTTCATACAGCACCTGGTCATGGTGATGACGATTATCAAGTTGGTAAAAAATACAACTTAGATATTTTATCGCCTGTTGATGGTCGAGGTTGTTACACAGATGAAGCGCCTGGATTTGAAGGTATTTTCTATGATAAAGCTAATCCGATGGTAACTGAGTTGCTTGAAGAAAAAGGTGCTTTACTAAAACTTGAATTCTTTACACATAGCTATCCTCATGACTGGAGAACTAAAAAACCAGTTATTTATCGTGCGACACCGCAATGGTTTGCCTCAATCGATAAATTTAGAGATAACATTTTAGAAGAAGTTAAAAAAGTAGATTGGGTGATTCCTTGGGGAGAAACTCGTCTTTATAACATGGTTCGTGACCGTGGTGATTGGGTTATTTCTCGCCAACGTGCATGGGGTGTTCCATTACCAATTTTTTATGCTGAAAATGAGGAACCAATTTTAACATCTGAAACAGTTGAACATGTGGCTCAAATCTTCGCTGAAGAAGGGATTAACGCTTGGTATAACCGTGACGTGAAAGATTTATTACCTGTAGGATTTACTCATCCAGGTAGTCCAAATGGCACATTCACTAAAGAAACTGACATCATGGATGTGTGGTTTGATTCTGGTTCATCTCATCAAGCCGTATTGCAACAACGTGAGGATTTAACATTCCCTGCTGATTTAGTCCTTGAAGGATCTGACCAATACCGTGGTTGGTTTAACTCAAGTATCACGACAAGTGTAGCGATTAACGGAGTAGCTCCATATAAACAAGTCTTATCTCAAGGCTTTATTATGGACCAAAAAGGTCGCAAACAAAGTAAATCATTAGGTAATACGATTGAACCGAATAAAGTAACTAAACAAATGGGTGCTGATATCATTCGTTTATGGGTTGCTAGTGTGGATGCTGAATCAGACGTTAAGGTGGATATGGATAACTTAAACCAAGTATCTGAAATGTATCGTAAGATCAGAAACACAATGCGCTTCTTAATGGCGAATAGTTCAGATTTTGATCCGAAAACAATGGCTGTTGCTTACAATGATTTACGTTCAGTTGATAAATATTTAATGGTTAAATTAAATGATTTAATCAAAACCGTTCGTGAAGCTGGTTATGATAAGTATTCATTCCCAACGGTTTATAAAGCGATTGTTAACTTCTGTACTAATGATCTTTCAGCGTTTTACTTAGACTTTGCTAAAGATGTGGTTTACATTGAAGCGGAAGATAATTATGAACGTCGTTGCATGCAAACAGTGTTCTACGAAACATTAGTTGTTATGACGAAATTAATGACACCAATTTTAGTTCACACATCTGAAGAAATTTGGAGTCACTTAAAAGAAGAGGAAGAGTACGTGCAATTAGCAGAAATGCCAGTCGCGCAAACTTATCCAAATCAAGAAACATTAACGAGCGAGTGGGCAAGCTTTATGGACTTGCGTGATAATGTCTTGAAAGCTTTAGAAGAAGCTCGTAATGAGAAGTTAATTGGTAAATCATTTGAAGCGAAAATCACGCTTTTCCCAAGTGAACCAACAGCAGCTTTAATTACAGCTTTAAATGCCAACTTAGCCCAATTATTAATTGTGTCTGAAGTGGTAGTTGCTGATAATACAGCGACTGCTCCGGCAAATGCGATGAGCTTTGATGGAGTATCAATCTTAGTTGAAAAAGCTGAGGGTGAAGTCTGCAAACGTTGTCGTGCTGTTAAAGTAGAGGTAGGAACAATTGAAAACTTACCAACACTTTGCGAACGTTGTGCTGATATTGTTAAAGAAAATTACCCTGAAGCAGCAGCGGAAGGATTTGAAGACTAA
- a CDS encoding DivIVA domain-containing protein, with the protein MGLSPLDIKNKSFSNKMRGYNSDEVDDFLDQVIADFEGTLREHKEMEKALKHANEKLTYFNELKDALNQSIVVAQDTADKLKESAEKESEVALTTANAEAEKIIREAKEQADTMVSDATRHATEIIDAATQRTNTLATETDDLKSKTKEFHRNISLILESQLEVVKSKDWDNLLAPFSTFIDDKHQNVKDILNQNPKKVEVEEPAVEEMTTEVIEPSAEIIETPAKVEEVVETEKVEAPKSAKEEAVELSRSDRHK; encoded by the coding sequence ATGGGCTTATCTCCATTAGATATTAAAAACAAATCGTTCTCAAACAAAATGCGTGGTTACAATTCTGACGAAGTAGATGACTTTTTAGATCAAGTTATTGCTGACTTTGAAGGGACGCTACGTGAGCACAAAGAAATGGAAAAAGCGTTAAAACACGCTAATGAAAAGCTAACTTACTTCAATGAATTAAAAGATGCTTTAAACCAATCTATCGTAGTGGCTCAAGACACAGCCGATAAATTAAAAGAATCAGCTGAAAAAGAATCTGAAGTGGCGTTAACAACAGCCAATGCAGAAGCTGAAAAAATCATTCGTGAAGCGAAAGAACAAGCGGATACGATGGTTTCTGATGCTACGCGTCACGCAACAGAAATTATCGATGCTGCTACTCAACGTACAAATACGTTAGCAACAGAAACAGACGATTTAAAATCAAAAACTAAAGAATTCCACCGTAACATTTCATTGATTTTAGAATCTCAATTAGAGGTTGTTAAATCAAAAGATTGGGATAATTTATTAGCACCATTCTCAACATTCATTGATGACAAACATCAAAACGTGAAAGACATTTTAAACCAAAACCCTAAAAAAGTTGAGGTTGAAGAACCAGCTGTAGAAGAAATGACGACAGAAGTAATTGAACCAAGTGCTGAAATCATTGAAACGCCAGCGAAAGTTGAAGAAGTTGTGGAAACTGAAAAAGTTGAAGCGCCTAAATCAGCTAAAGAAGAAGCGGTTGAATTAAGCCGTTCTGATCGCCATAAATAA
- a CDS encoding RNA-binding protein, whose amino-acid sequence MNVNVFQHFRKDEHPFVELTNDWIVKAAEQYMPVLTDYLDPRQAFIVKSLVGTHQDLKVEFDGGFEKAERVRAVIYPDYHQVSESDFDLTLLEINYPEKFAELSHGKILGTLMGTGLKREYFGDIITDGSKWQFFIQTDKVNYVITQLDKVGRFPVSLTEVPLTNLVHFKEEWSEEQLTVSSLRLDTVIASVFKISRQRAKVLVEGNKVKVNWAETTKLDFMLEDLDVISIRGFGRIQVRRILGRTKKDKLRLEIGVLRK is encoded by the coding sequence ATGAATGTAAATGTTTTTCAACATTTCCGTAAAGATGAACATCCTTTTGTTGAACTAACGAATGATTGGATTGTCAAAGCGGCAGAGCAGTACATGCCAGTTTTAACTGATTATTTAGATCCGAGACAGGCTTTTATTGTTAAAAGTTTAGTTGGCACACATCAAGATCTGAAAGTTGAGTTTGATGGTGGTTTTGAAAAAGCAGAACGTGTTCGTGCTGTTATTTATCCAGATTATCATCAAGTGTCAGAATCAGATTTCGACTTAACGTTACTTGAAATTAACTATCCTGAAAAGTTTGCAGAGCTGTCTCACGGCAAGATTCTTGGAACTTTAATGGGAACAGGTCTAAAACGTGAGTACTTCGGTGATATTATTACAGATGGCAGTAAATGGCAGTTTTTTATTCAGACTGACAAAGTCAACTATGTAATAACACAGTTAGACAAGGTGGGAAGATTTCCAGTTAGTTTAACGGAAGTGCCACTTACAAACTTAGTTCATTTTAAAGAAGAGTGGTCAGAAGAACAATTAACAGTGAGTTCCTTAAGATTAGATACAGTTATTGCATCGGTCTTTAAAATTTCTCGTCAACGTGCTAAAGTATTAGTTGAAGGGAATAAGGTAAAAGTTAATTGGGCTGAAACAACTAAGCTAGATTTTATGTTAGAAGATTTAGATGTCATTTCAATCCGTGGCTTTGGCCGCATTCAAGTTCGTCGTATTCTTGGTCGAACAAAAAAAGATAAACTGAGACTAGAAATTGGAGTCTTAAGAAAATAA
- a CDS encoding YggT family protein encodes MWVYNLIQLINLAVEIYSAALIVYALLSWFPGAYDSAIGRFLSKICDPYIQIFERLNLNFGGISFSIMVALFALYFGQAVIVKLLIKLFLV; translated from the coding sequence ATGTGGGTTTATAATTTAATTCAATTAATTAATCTAGCTGTAGAAATTTATTCAGCAGCTTTGATTGTCTATGCTTTATTATCCTGGTTTCCAGGTGCCTATGATTCAGCAATTGGTCGTTTCTTAAGTAAAATTTGCGATCCTTATATCCAAATTTTCGAACGATTAAACTTGAATTTTGGTGGGATTAGCTTTTCGATAATGGTGGCATTATTTGCTTTGTACTTTGGTCAAGCTGTTATTGTTAAATTGTTAATCAAATTATTTCTAGTTTAA
- a CDS encoding cell division protein SepF, which translates to MNVSTATEKLSRFFGLNESDEMDFETAAERSNPNADNTFVNTDRTTASQENTVKPPAKQQAPVQKKESRFPQSGKLKADKSAKKQKASKVAEEVENVRVAPKAQPKPQATTQKRPTSLEEALVNKISILEPRTYTESKEIAKCIFRNEIVIVNFHLVDENQARRIVDFLTGTVYALDGDIQRLGGELFICTPPNTEVDSATAKSLLQTQFNGR; encoded by the coding sequence ATGAATGTTTCTACTGCAACAGAAAAATTATCACGCTTTTTCGGCTTAAATGAATCTGATGAAATGGATTTTGAAACAGCCGCTGAACGTAGTAACCCAAATGCTGACAACACGTTTGTTAATACTGATCGTACAACTGCATCACAGGAAAACACTGTGAAACCGCCAGCTAAACAACAAGCACCAGTACAAAAGAAAGAATCGCGTTTCCCACAATCTGGGAAATTAAAAGCTGATAAATCAGCTAAAAAACAAAAAGCTTCAAAAGTAGCAGAAGAAGTTGAAAATGTTCGCGTTGCTCCTAAGGCTCAACCGAAACCACAAGCAACGACTCAAAAACGTCCGACAAGTTTGGAGGAAGCTCTAGTGAATAAGATTTCAATTTTAGAACCTAGAACCTATACAGAATCGAAAGAAATTGCAAAATGTATTTTCAGAAATGAAATCGTTATTGTTAATTTCCATTTAGTAGATGAAAATCAAGCTCGACGTATTGTAGATTTCTTAACAGGAACTGTTTATGCGTTAGATGGTGACATCCAACGTTTAGGTGGCGAATTATTTATTTGCACACCGCCAAATACTGAGGTTGATAGTGCGACTGCCAAGAGTTTGTTACAAACTCAATTTAATGGTCGTTAA
- a CDS encoding YggS family pyridoxal phosphate-dependent enzyme, translated as MLETNVKLITESIAQACGESKRPPESVNLIAVTKSVTADKAAGLLRYGINKFAENRVDSLLEKQSYFQTESIEWHLIGTLQRRKVKDVINKIDYFHALDNFKLAAEIQKRATKPVNCFVQVNVSKEESKHGLLLEDTIDFVKSLSEFDNINIVGLMTMAPYQADVGFIQDCFDTLAEKQKEIANLKIKNAPCTELSMGMSQDFAQAIQAGATYVRIGSAFFKDKESEG; from the coding sequence ATGCTTGAGACTAATGTAAAGTTAATAACTGAATCAATAGCTCAAGCTTGTGGAGAGTCAAAGCGCCCTCCCGAAAGCGTTAATCTTATTGCTGTAACTAAATCAGTTACGGCAGATAAGGCAGCTGGATTGTTGCGTTATGGTATTAATAAGTTTGCGGAAAATCGGGTTGACAGTTTATTGGAAAAACAATCATATTTCCAAACTGAGTCAATAGAGTGGCATTTGATCGGAACATTACAACGACGTAAAGTAAAAGATGTGATTAATAAAATCGATTACTTCCATGCGTTAGATAACTTTAAATTAGCTGCTGAAATACAAAAAAGAGCAACTAAACCAGTTAACTGTTTTGTTCAAGTAAATGTATCTAAAGAAGAAAGTAAACACGGATTGTTATTAGAAGATACGATTGATTTTGTTAAAAGTCTATCGGAATTCGATAACATAAACATTGTCGGTCTAATGACAATGGCACCGTATCAAGCCGATGTAGGATTTATCCAAGATTGCTTCGATACACTTGCTGAAAAGCAAAAAGAAATAGCTAACTTAAAGATAAAAAATGCTCCCTGTACGGAGTTAAGTATGGGAATGAGCCAGGATTTTGCGCAAGCAATCCAGGCAGGAGCAACCTATGTAAGAATTGGTTCTGCTTTTTTCAAAGACAAGGAAAGTGAAGGTTAA
- the ftsZ gene encoding cell division protein FtsZ, which yields MEFTLDNSIDSGAVIKVIGVGGGGGNAVNRMIEENVKGVEFIVANTDVQALKDSKAETVIQLGPKFTRGLGAGSQPEVGQKAAEESEQMIADALAGADMIFITAGMGGGTGTGAAPVVARIAKELGALTVGVVTRPFSFEGPKRGLFAAEGMAELKANVDTLLIISNNRLLEVVDKKTPILEAFREADNVLRQGVQGISDLITAPGYVNLDFADVKTVMANQGTALMGIGSASGEDRVVQATKQAISSPLLETSIAGAEQVLLNITGGLDMTLFEAQDASDIVTSAAAGDVNIILGTSINEDLKDEIVVTVIATGIDPTRKSKKSARPNKRVATPGVAPVQTETKSSMPAMEVNTPAEDEETSAFGDWDIRREPNQRGQVEGSTNDVIEKKEIESFSKEPVQDDEELNTPAFFRRKR from the coding sequence ATGGAATTCACATTAGATAATAGCATCGATAGTGGTGCAGTCATTAAAGTAATCGGTGTCGGTGGTGGTGGTGGTAACGCCGTTAACCGCATGATCGAAGAAAACGTTAAAGGCGTAGAGTTCATCGTAGCTAATACCGATGTTCAAGCGTTAAAAGATAGTAAAGCTGAAACAGTTATTCAATTAGGCCCTAAATTCACTCGTGGATTAGGAGCAGGTTCACAACCTGAAGTTGGTCAAAAAGCCGCTGAAGAAAGTGAACAAATGATTGCTGACGCACTTGCTGGAGCAGATATGATTTTCATTACTGCCGGCATGGGTGGTGGTACTGGTACAGGAGCGGCGCCAGTCGTTGCTCGTATCGCTAAAGAATTAGGTGCTTTAACTGTTGGTGTGGTAACACGTCCATTCAGTTTTGAAGGACCAAAACGTGGTTTGTTTGCAGCAGAAGGTATGGCTGAATTAAAAGCTAACGTTGATACATTACTAATTATTTCTAACAACCGTTTGTTAGAAGTTGTTGATAAGAAAACTCCTATTTTAGAAGCGTTCCGTGAAGCTGATAACGTATTACGCCAAGGGGTACAAGGTATTTCTGATTTAATCACAGCACCAGGTTACGTTAACTTGGACTTTGCTGATGTTAAAACAGTGATGGCTAACCAAGGTACGGCTTTAATGGGTATCGGTTCTGCAAGTGGTGAAGACCGTGTGGTTCAAGCGACTAAGCAAGCGATTTCATCACCATTATTAGAAACATCAATTGCTGGTGCGGAGCAAGTCTTGCTTAACATCACAGGTGGTCTTGATATGACATTGTTTGAAGCACAAGATGCTTCTGATATCGTAACAAGTGCTGCGGCAGGCGATGTTAACATTATCTTAGGTACTTCAATCAACGAAGATCTTAAAGATGAAATCGTCGTAACAGTTATTGCAACTGGTATTGATCCAACAAGAAAATCAAAAAAATCAGCACGTCCTAATAAACGCGTAGCGACACCCGGTGTTGCTCCAGTTCAAACAGAAACTAAATCATCTATGCCGGCGATGGAAGTAAACACACCAGCTGAAGATGAAGAAACAAGTGCGTTTGGCGATTGGGATATCAGACGTGAACCAAATCAACGTGGTCAAGTTGAAGGGTCAACAAATGATGTAATTGAGAAAAAAGAAATTGAAAGTTTCTCAAAAGAACCTGTGCAAGATGATGAAGAGTTAAATACTCCAGCCTTCTTCCGCAGAAAAAGATAG